acttcatgcgaagagttgactcattggaaaagactctgatgctgggagggattgggggcaggaggagaaggggacgacagaggatgagatggctggatggcatcactgactcgatggacgtgagtttgagtgaactccgggagttggtggtggacaggaaggcctggtgtgctgtgattcatggggtcgcaaagagttggacacaactgagcgactgaactgaactgaactgagtgactaatcacaGCACAGTATATTACAAAAATGTATGACCATATGACTACTTTGATATGTATTCTCCTCTAATTAAGAGACTggttccacctcattagaactgattcaaatgtattctttttaatggctgagtaatactccattgtgtatatgtaccactgcttattatacagagtgaagtaagccagaaggaaaaacataaatacagtatactaacgcatatatatggaatttagaaagatggtaacaataacctggtgtacgggacagcaaaagagacactgatgtatagaacagtcttatggactctgtgggagagggagagggtgggaagatttgggagagtgacattgaaacatgtagaatatcatgtaagaaacgagttgccagtccaggtttgatgcacgatactggatgcttggggctggtgcactgggacgacccagagggatggtgtggggagggaggagggaggagagttcaggatggggaacacatgtatgcctgtggcggattcattttgatatttgcaaaactaatacaattatgtaaactttaaaaataaaataaaattttaaaaaaaaaaaaaaaaaataaaaataaaaaaaaaagagagagactggtTCCATTTTTGATGTTTGACCATTGACAGCTTTTAAATTCCCAAGCTCCTCCCTGTCTTTCCACATCTGAACAACTAAGAGAAGAAATTCAGTGTGTGTTTCATGTTTTTTGGTGTCCAAGAACAATTCAAACTTCACAGTCCCCAAACCCACTGTGAACTCTTGCCCAGACCCACCTCTCTAAAAGCCATAAAGGCTCAGCTCACTTTCTCTGCTTCCCTTAAGCCACCTGGACCAGACTGTACCCACAATGATCTCCCCAGAAAGTCATGTTGAGTGTCTGTGAAATCTGCATAATATCAGATATAATACTGATATTATACTAATACTAAGGTCATTTTCCAGTATGTTAAACTTTCAGAATCCAGTTTGATGGGTTTGTCATGACGTTAGCTAATGCTTTGTAATACTAAGGTCACTAATACTAAGGTCATTTTCCAGTATGTTAAACTTTCAGAATCCAGTTTGATGGGTTTGTCATGACATTAGCTAATGCTTTGTAAACCTGCATACCCATTGCACTCAACCAGGACAACAGGAAATGGGTTTCCAGGCAAATGTGGACATCAAGGTCACAGGAAGAGGCCACCTGCAGCATATTCTTTCTGCCTGTGATCCATCTGTCCAGCTCCACCCTGCTCTGGCCTGTGAGACTGAACTtctatttctcctctctttcatGAAATGGGAAGCCTGGTACTTTTGACACTCATTTGCAAACCTGACTCTGCTCCTTTGCATTTCTGACTTTTCCTGATCAATGGTTTCTTATCATCTGGTTACTATTATTGCAAATTTGATCTCTGTGTGCTAAATCCTGGTCTCTATCTTTTGGACCTCAATTTGTCACCTGATACAAACCCAATCTTGATCTTTACTTCATGAttcagtttgttgttgttatttttaattttatgctgcATCTATTGATTGACTGATTTCTATGATTTGCCAATGTCAGCTCATgaagggcaacataacagggaagaCTAAGAGACAAGGTAAAGAGAacctaaaatatggcacaaaccCATGCAACAAGTTGATGCCAAGAGATCAAGGAGTCTAGCTGGATCCCAATTACTTCATATTCATTCAAGAAAAAAGTTTCAttacttttttaagaaataattagaGATAAAGACATTATCCATCAGATTCATcttactagggaagccctatggaaTTGAAGGCTTCCATATACAGAAAAGCCACACATTGAATTCCTAACTGAGCTACACATCTTACAACTACCTTATAAATGTGTGTGCTGATTCCAGAAATGATTAGAAGAGAAATATGAGTATCTAGGAAAGTCACCCTCACTACAGGGACACCACTTAAAATGCTAGACTGTAATCATTCCCACTTTCCAAATACTGTTTTGAAGTAAAGAGCATGTAGACACCCGATAGACAGCTAAGTTTGATTGTCTTAAATATAAACCTCCTCACTATGTTTCAGGGTTGCAAATAAACCATAAAGCatctttgtgaaaataaaaaactacTACCCCTTCTACCAATTTAATACAACCCTTTACAAAAGTTCATGACAGACGCTGGGTGGGTAACACTCGTTTACTGGAGCCAGCTCAGCTCAGAGGAGCAGATATAAACCGAGAAGGGCAAACTCATCGAGAGGGCGTCTGCGGGACCATGGAGAATGGATTTACATATGAAGATTATCAAGACACTGCAAAATGGCTTTTGTCTCATACCGAACAGCAACCTCGAGTGGCAATGATCTGTGGTTCTGGGTTAGGAGGTCTGATTAACAGATTGACTCAAGCCCAGACCTTTGACTACAGTGAAATACCAAACTTTCCCAAAAGTACAGTGCCAGGTCATGCTGGTCGACTGGTGTTTGGGATCTTGAATGGCAGAGCCTGTGTGATGATGCAGGGCAGGTTCCACATGTATGAAGGCTACCCGTTCTGGAAGGTGACGTTCCCAGTGAGGGTTTTCCGGCTTCTGGGTGTGGAGACCCTAGTGGTCACCAACGCAGCTGGAGGGCTGAACCCCAACTTTGAGGTTGGCGATATCATGCTGATCCGTGATCACATCAACCTACCTGGTTTCAGTGGTGAGAACCCTCTCAGAGGGCCCAATGAGGAAAGGTTTGGAGTTCGTTTCCCTGCCACGTCTGATGCCTACAACCGGGATATGAGGCAGAAAGCTCACAGTACCTGGAAACAAATGGGGGAGCAAAGAGAGTTACAGGAAGGCACCTATGTGATGTTGGGGGGCCCCAATTATGAGACTGTGGCAGAGTGTCGCCTGCTGAGGAATCTAGGGGCAGATGCTGTTGGCATGAGCACAGTACCAGAAGTTATAGTCGCAAGACACTGTGGACTTCGAGTCTTTGGCTTCTCACTCATCACAAACAAGGTCATCATGGATTATGAAAGCCAGGGGAAGGCCGATCACAAGGAAGTACTAGAGGCTGGGAAGCAAGCTGCACAGAAATTAGAGCAGTTTGTCTCCCTTCTTATGGCTAGCATTCCACTGCCAGGGCACACCAGTTAACCAGCCCCGGAGTGGGTTGGCCTCTCCATTATGGGATCCGAGGAGCTGCTGCCTACTTCAGCCCTTGCTGGAGTCACATGCCTCTGCCTTAGGTGGCGGCAGAAAGGAGGGTCACCTTCCCTGCTTCTCACACCAGACCTTACTGGTGCTGAGCCCTCTTCTGGTCAGTTTGTCATCTCAAAATGATTTCCACTCCTATTCCTCTTCAAGAACTGGAGCCCCAACCCTAGCACACATCCAAGGATTTAGTTTGGGGCCCTCAAACTCAGCACAGGAACTATTACTTGCTTAAGATGGTCCTCTCACATTCCTCGGAGCTCAGTTCTGCCTCCTCAGAGCATTGGAGACCATACAGGGAAGAGCCTATTGCTTTTGGATTTTTATGCTATTGTATTTTgaataaagagaaagatgaaaaaaaaaaaaaaagttcatgacTTAGTAAGCAGGAAAAAGGCTAGATTTCAACTCTCACTTACCCCTCTTTCTGGGCATCTTTGATCAGTGAGTAACTCATACAAACATATTGGCAGACTTGATATTGTCAATAATGACCAGAGGATGACTATGGCATCTCAACTTTCATCTTACTAGTTTTGGACATCACAGACCAAAACTGATGGAGAGAACATACCTAGGCTCTCCCTCTGTCCCTGACTGCTCTGGTGAAGAGGAAATGTATTCTCTTGTACATACACTAATGTGACTGCCTGGCTGATAGCTGAGAACACTGTGGTCAGGGActcttctctgcttttcctaAGCCTGAGTCTTGGACGCTCATGGTCCGGAGACTAATCTCCATTATTCAGCCACCATAAACAACACCTGAAAGGATATTCAGTGAAAGAGGAAACACTTGGgtccttctccaaaatacttaGAGATTAATCCAAAGTCTAGAAAAAAACACATTGAGTACTCCAAAAGAGTATTGAAAAGGCCCAAGAAGTAGAGAGCAACCTGAAGGGCTTTCTGTCTGTTAGCTATAAAACGAGCAACTTGCTGCTGTAGAACACAACAAAGGCTTTATCCCTCATCCTAACAAGACGCTTCTGCTAAAACAGGAAACTGCTTCAACTGACTGACAGTATTTTATGAGCCTTGAAGATTGGTGTGGAAAAGGCCTGCCAAAAGAAACcattaaataatttcaaatttcatgtcccaaagaataaagttttctagaaagcaaaaaataatccAAACAATGATACATCCTTAAAACATGACAATTCAGAGATTCTCACTTCTCATGGACACAGGTGATGTCAACTGTCTGCTAGGGTAATTGAAAGAGAAGGAATTGAAATATCAAAGGAGACTTTTTCTGCTAAATACAGTTTCTCTGACCTTCTGATACCCACTCTTAAGGATATTAACCTGGAGACAGAATCAACTTTATAGACTTTTTTACTTCCAGAAAACTCTATTGTTATCCCAACATAAAAAATGTCTCAACTCCCTGTGTCACTGAGCATTAGATTATGAaaatcttctttttattttaagtaatagagttttatgaagaaggaaatggcaacccactccagtattcttgcctggagaatcccatggacagaggagcctggcaggcaagggttggacataacttagcaattaaaccaccaccaataaAGTTTTAACTAACAGATAATGTCTTAAGcataaaaaataattccaaatcaATCTGCCAACTTTGCAAAGTATCTGTACCCAAGGTGTTGGCAAACTGTACAGTTCttttggaaggaaaagaaaatctttcacgCAGACACTCTACCCTAGATTGAGAAACAAATCTAAGAAACATGATACAGtgctgaaaacaaaataaaggaaaacagaggtAGATAGTGTTCTGTCCTTATTTAAACAGAGTATAATCTCATacaaaagagaggaagaggaattAGAAAGAACATGCTGCAGATGGATGACTTCACAGGGCATGAATCTGGGAAGTTTTAACTATAAGAACAGGGAGCTAGACACATACATATtaatgtaaaagagaaaaaagtaagagaaaagcATTCAAAACCTCATGGAGATATTACTTATTAAGAAATCCTGTATCTATTGGTATTAGTTTCCTAGCGCTATCCTAAAAAATGCTTCACACACTTCATGGTTTAAACACAAAAATGTATAGCGTCACGGTTCTGGCTGTCACAagcctgcctctgcctctgggTGGGGAGCAGCCAGTACAgagccagctagctctcctttggtattcgctcaatcctttgttctgtgagcaggccaggctgtTAGGTTAGAGCCTTTCACGTTTGGTTAGAgccatccactggatcatcgaaaaagcaagagagttccagaaaaacatctacttatgttttattgactatgccaaagcctttgaccgtgtggatcacgactaactgtggaaaattcttaaagagatgggaataccagagcacctgatctgcctcctgagaaatctgtatgcaggtcaagaagcaacagttagaactggacatggaacaacagactggttccaaaccagtaaaggagaatgtcaaggctgtatattgtcactctgcatatataacttatatgcagagtacatcatgcaaaagcccaggctgggtgaagcccaaggtgaaatcaagattgccaggagaaatatcgataacctcagatatgcagatgacaccacccttatggcagaaagcaaagaagaactaaagagcctcttgatgaaagtgaaagaggagagtgaaaaaattggcttaaaactcaacattcagaaaactaagaccacggcatctggtcccatcacttcattacaaatagatggggaaacaatggaaatagtgatttgattttggggggctccaaaatcactgcagatggttactgcagccatgaaattaaaggatgcttgttcattggaagaaaagctatgaccaacctagacagcatattaagaagcagagacattactttaccagcaaaggtccatctagtcaaagctatggcttttctattagtcatgtatggatgtgagagttggactataaagaaagctgagcaccaaagaattgatgcttttaaactgtggtgtcggagaagactcgagagtcccgtggactgcaaggagatccaatatgtcagtcctaaaggaaatcagtcctgaatattcattagaaggactgatggtgaagctgaaactccagtactttggccacctgatgcaaagaactgacacattggaaaagaccctgatgctgggaaatattgaaggtgggagaagaaggggacgacagaggatgagatggttggatggcatcaccaacgtgatggacaagagtttgggtaggctctgggagttgggatggacagggaagcctggcatgctgaaatccatgaggtcacagagtcagacatgactgagcacctgaactgaactgaactgacacggTTCTGGAGCCTAGAACTTCAAAAACCAAagtgtgggcagggccttgctcctCCTGAGGAAAGAATCCTTGCTTGCTTCTCCCACTTCCTGTTAACTCAAATCATCCCTTGGCTTATGGCAGCATAATTCCCATCTCTGCCTGTCTTCTGACAACATTCTCCTTGAGTCTGTGTGTGACCATCTTCTCAAGAGGACATATCATAATAGagcctactccagtatgacctcaccTTAACTGATTACATCTGCAGTGACCCTACCTCCAAATAAAATCACACTCTGAGTTACTgggagttaggatttcaacatatcttTTGGAGAGCAGAGGCTTAATTTAAGCCATAACATAATTTAACATGCATCACTTGTCATCTTTTTCCTAAAATCATGTCAAATAATACTTGCTGCTGATCCCGTGTATCCACTACCTGTGTTAAAGTAAAAGTTTGCATTTTAGCTAATTAGCTAATCATCtggaattaataaatattaacattattaaaacaaggcaaatttgtattttaaattaacaaatttCAGAAGCATGCACCAGAGTTCAAAGACTCCAGAACACAAAAACTTTCCAAACTAAGTTTCTAGCTTTCTTGTGGTAACTATAAGTAGGCTCCCAAAAAATAATAGAGACTATGTCACACTGGTTCTTTCACTTTCCTAGAAGTTAATATTAAGAAGCTTAGATAACAAACCATGAATGGCTAGatgcaagagaaaaggaaagagagagaaacacagcAGAGTATAACAGAGGACTAAATCATGAGATATTAAACAATAATCAAAGCTCAGAATGGCTTCATAAAGGAATGAAATGTGAGCAGTTTTGTTTTGATGGATAAGTAGACAAATATTACATGAGAAGCAGAATCAAAAAGAAGTGACAGAGCTCCAAGAGTGAAGTGAGTGATATGCATAAAAGTTGTGAAAAATTCCTATTTAAATTGCACATCTAATAGTTCACATATTCCTCTACGTATTTTTGAAATATAGGAAGGTGGAATGTGACCAAGTCAACAGTACCTGAAGTTACAGTTTCCATTTCAAGAAGAAATTCTGTCTTCCGTCAAATAGAACAAAATCAGGTTCAGCAGGCAGACATTAAGTACCTGATTTTCACAATAGTCTATGTTGAAAGCTATGGTCAGTACAAAGGTGATCAAAACACCAAATATGTCCCTAACTAAGTGGGCAGGTCAGACAGACATCCACGTTACTGTAATAAAAGGCATACTGAGGTGGGTGCAAAATAAGATAGTGCAATGGGATGTATACAACAAACAAAATGGGCTCctttcagtaatattttatagTGTCTCTCATACCTTCAATCTTATTATTCTTTCCCCGTGTGCACATTACATCTTGGATAAAATGGGCATGATTTAtaaagggtattttttttttattaaaaccactagacattttttttttttttagacatttgTAAGAAACATGGAAAGCtcagtctttgagaccccactgGCACATAGATTACCTAAACTTCCAGAAAACTGAACTCAGGCACAGAAAAACCTGGCGCGGTGAATCACAGCGCACTTGTTCCTCTGGAGGAAGACAAAGGACAACTGTCAAACACAGTAAATGACAATTATCTATTCTCTTATTTCAGCAGAACTCTTCAATCCAGTCATGACCTTCTCTTCCAGCAGAATATTTGCTATCTTCAAAAAGAACGGAATAGGGAAAATGGCAGGCTATAAAAACCATCGTTGAGGCCTGGTTCTTCTTACTCCTGTCCCCAGTCTTCACTTACCCTTGGACTGTGAACATGCTCAAGCACAGTAATGGACCAGAATCCATTTAACTAATAATTTAACCACATCGAGAAGGAAGAAGCCACAAGGGTAGGTACTGGTCATTTTCTAAATCTGAAAAGAGGTACTGGTCATTTTCTAAATCTGAAAAGAGACCCAGATTTAGTTCTTTAAACTTTGAATTTTTCAGTTAATGAAAAATTTTTCAAGCACTCTGATAGAACGAACTTCTGATATGCTTTTAATGAAAGTGCAGagagtgttgctgttgttcttatatatttgtaaaatatgtgaCAAGAAACATGATAAAGaatatcattcattcattaaattctTCTTCATTCTTAAGGGAATcatttttcttctatgattttcAGGCTACTTTTATAACTTCCATTTTGGTATTTCTTGTTTCATAGTTTcactataatatataattatataatacatatgcactgcaggcagactctttactgtctgagccatcaggggctCCTTTATTTGGCATTAGCTTTCATAAATCTAAGGGTTGCTGTCTTTTAGCAATTTTATAAAATTGCCAGCATTATCTCTCAAATAATATCTCTAtcactttcaatttcttttctttctgggattCCAAAAAAGATACATTATTCTAGTCCCTGTGGCTCTATCTTCTATGTCTTTTAACAGTTTTTATATCATCTACTTATTTTCTCCTATATTGCATTCTGGATAGCTTCTTCATACTTATCTTTTGTTCACTTTTGAGTTGCACCTAATCTGAAGTTAAATACATTCACTGTGTTTTTTTAGTTCAATTTATGgggtttttttccatttctagaagataatttgctcattttaaaatttactttgttttttttcatggTGCTTTGTTCCTGCATGTCTTTTCAAGAAcatctttacatttgtgtctgaTAATTCCATTAACTGAAGTCCTTTGAAGGTCTAATACAGCTATTTGTTTCTGCTGATTCACCTTGACATGCTTTGTGTACATGTGGGGTCAGTTATTTTTGACTGTGAACTTCTTATTCTTTGTGGCCTGGAATGAAGataaattctttcagaaaagtaatttaaattaaGGCTACAAAACCGTAAGAGTGACAGCTTGTTTTCCAAATTCTCAACATTAATATCCTCTTTTTTACTCAGCACCAAGTATCTAGTTAGCTGATGTTTTTCCCGCCCTTCATTAGATTAGATCCATTCTGTTACAATAGAGAGTCACTCTGTATTCTGTTTTAGTACTTCTCTTGATCTGAAA
This is a stretch of genomic DNA from Bos mutus isolate GX-2022 chromosome 6, NWIPB_WYAK_1.1, whole genome shotgun sequence. It encodes these proteins:
- the LOC102270686 gene encoding purine nucleoside phosphorylase — its product is MENGFTYEDYQDTAKWLLSHTEQQPRVAMICGSGLGGLINRLTQAQTFDYSEIPNFPKSTVPGHAGRLVFGILNGRACVMMQGRFHMYEGYPFWKVTFPVRVFRLLGVETLVVTNAAGGLNPNFEVGDIMLIRDHINLPGFSGENPLRGPNEERFGVRFPATSDAYNRDMRQKAHSTWKQMGEQRELQEGTYVMLGGPNYETVAECRLLRNLGADAVGMSTVPEVIVARHCGLRVFGFSLITNKVIMDYESQGKADHKEVLEAGKQAAQKLEQFVSLLMASIPLPGHTS